The genomic region TCAATCTCAGTGAAACTGAACTCCTCTGTTACCCGATTGAAGGACACGTCAATGAAATATCAAAACAATACCCAATTGGTAAATTCGGATTTGTCTACCCACTATTGAACCCAGAAGGGGACCCGGCCGCAATCGCATTCAGTCACGATGCCCTTTATTTGTATTGCCGGGTGCAAGATCAGCAGGAATCTGATGTACTCAATACTGAGGTGGATGAGCTGTGAAACCAGTAACTTCCATCGCAGACCACGATGAGCTTGTGCATGTGAGTGCGCTGAACGAGTATCTTTATTGCCCGCGACGTTTCTACTACCAGCGATATCATGATGAGATGGGGACACCATATGAACTACTTGATGGAAGGAGCAAACATGAAAATGCTGCTCACCGAGGCGGCTGGATCAGCGAGCGATACCTGTGTGATACGTCACTCGGTCTCCATGGAAAAATTGATGTCATTGAATCTGAAGATGGTGTCCTAACACCGATCGAGCGGAAGCGGGCTGAAAGCGGGGGATACTACACTAATGATGAAATCCAGTTAGCTGGCTACTGTATGCTGTTATCTCATGTAATAAATGAGCCCGTTAATTTCGGATACATATATCTATATTCTACAGATCAGCGACATTCAATCAGAATAACTGAGGATCACCGTCAGGCAGTCAATAAAATCGTGGAGCAGATCCAATCCATGTCGGCGAAAAACATCCCACCGCTCACCGACAACCCCTCGAAATGTGAGGCCTGTTCCGCCCGCGAGTACTGCATGCCTGAGGAAACCGCGATGCTCGAACCCGAGAAAGCACGCGGGACGGGTTGGGAGGGCGAGATATGAAAGCCACCGAAGGGATGTTCAACGAGTCGGTCGTCTACGTCACCAAACAGGGTACGCAAGTCCGCACCGACGGCGGTCGCATCGTTGTCTGGGACGTTGACGGCGACGAGGGCGAGCTCGCCTCCTTCCCGACCGAGAAGCTGGATACAATCAATGTCTTCGGCGGCGTCAACTTCTCAACACCGTTCGTCGCCGAGGCGAACAAACATGGGATCATCCTCAATTACTTCACTGAGAACGGGAAGTATCGCGGCAGCTTCGTGCCCGAAAAGAACACTATCGCCGAGGTACGACGAGCACAGTACGCGCTTGGGACGACCGCAGAGGTCGACATTGCCGCTGCGATGATTGCCGGGAAGATTCGAAATGCTCGGACGCTGCTCTCACGAAAGGGCGTTTATGGGACAGACATGCTCAAAGATCTTGGCTTGCGGGCGACAACCGTTGCGACGAAAGATGACCTCCGTGGCGTCGAGGGCGAAGCAGGCGGGCGATATTTCAGCCAACTTAACGAGACGCTGACCGACGGCTGGACGTTTGAAAAACGGACCAAGCGACCACCAGAGGATCACATCAACTCACTGCTTTCGCTGACCTACGTGTTCATGAAAAACGAAGTGTTGAGCGCGTTACGACAGTATAACCTCGATCCGTTCCTCGGTGTTCTGCATGTCGACCGTCACGGTCGACCGTCACTTGCT from Haloquadratum walsbyi C23 harbors:
- the cas4 gene encoding CRISPR-associated protein Cas4, with amino-acid sequence MKPVTSIADHDELVHVSALNEYLYCPRRFYYQRYHDEMGTPYELLDGRSKHENAAHRGGWISERYLCDTSLGLHGKIDVIESEDGVLTPIERKRAESGGYYTNDEIQLAGYCMLLSHVINEPVNFGYIYLYSTDQRHSIRITEDHRQAVNKIVEQIQSMSAKNIPPLTDNPSKCEACSAREYCMPEETAMLEPEKARGTGWEGEI
- the cas1 gene encoding CRISPR-associated endonuclease Cas1, whose product is MKATEGMFNESVVYVTKQGTQVRTDGGRIVVWDVDGDEGELASFPTEKLDTINVFGGVNFSTPFVAEANKHGIILNYFTENGKYRGSFVPEKNTIAEVRRAQYALGTTAEVDIAAAMIAGKIRNARTLLSRKGVYGTDMLKDLGLRATTVATKDDLRGVEGEAGGRYFSQLNETLTDGWTFEKRTKRPPEDHINSLLSLTYVFMKNEVLSALRQYNLDPFLGVLHVDRHGRPSLALDLQEEFRPIFCDAFVTRLVNRGVITHDQFTKDNHLGDDAFKTYCSKFDEFMQEEFTHPYFEYTVTRRKSIRQQAILLRKAITGELDEYHALTFSK